A stretch of DNA from Pseudonocardia hierapolitana:
GCCGGGCGTCCGCAGGCCACAGGTCCACCGCGAGCACCCACCAGCCGGCGCTGACGAGGACGGCGACGCCCGCGAGCAGCAGGTCGCGCATCCGTCGGGCGAGGCCGACCGGGGCGGCCAGCAGCCAGACGGCCGTGAACGCCGGCAGCACGAGGAACGCCTGCAGCATCTTGGTCAGGAACCCGAGCCCGACGAGCACGCCCGCGAGCACCAGCCAGCGCGTCCGGCCCGCCTCGACCGCGCGCAGCACAGCGTACGTCGCGGCGACCAGCAGCAGCGTGAGCAGCGCGTCCGGGTTGTTGAACCGGAACATCAGCACCGCCACCGGCGTGAGCGCGCAGACCGCGCCGGCCAGCAGCCCGGCCGCCGCGCCCGCCGTGCGGCGCACCGTCGCGTACAGGAGCGCGACCGTGGCGACGCCCATCAGCGCCTGCGGCACGAGAATGCTCCAGCTGCTCAGCCCGAAGAGCCGCACCGACAGGCCGGTGACCCACAGCGCGGCGGGCGTCTTGTCCACGGTGATCGCGTTCGCGGCGTCGGAGGAGCCGAAGAACCATGCGGTCCAGCTCTCGCCGCCTGCCTGCGCGGCCGCCGAGTAGAACGCGTTGGCCCACCCGGACGCGGACAGGCCCCACAGGTAGAGCAGCGCGGTGCCGGCGAGCAGGCCGGGCAGCGCGGCCCACCGAGCCCACGGCGGGCGGCGGGGAAGCGGGGCTGCCGGAGGCGGTTCGGTGCGAACGGAGATCGTCGTGGCCACGGTGCCGAGGTTGGTGCGGCGAGCTGTGCCGTCCCGGTGCCGCGGCTGTGCACGAGCTGTGGGCGACACTCCAGTGGCGCTCAGGCCGCTCTCGGGAGGCTCACCGTGAACACCGTGCGGCCTGGGGTGCTCTCCGCTTCCACCTTGCCCGCGTGCGCTGCGATCACTGCTCGCACGATCGCCAGCCCGAGGCCGGTGCTGCCGTTGTCGCGGGAGCGGGAGGTCGAGCCGCGGGCGAAGCGTTCGAAGATGTGCGGCAGCAGGTCGGGGGCGATGCCGGGGCCGTCGTCGGTGACCGAGAGCCGGGCACACGATCGCTCCGCGGCGAGCGCGACCGTCACGTTCGTGCCGGGTGGGGTGTGGGTGCGGGCGTTGGCCAGCAGGTTGGCGAGCACCTGGGCCAGCCGCGAGCCGTCGCCGGGCACCACCACCGGCTCCTCCGGCACCGCGAGCTGCCAGTGGTGATCCGGGCCGGCCGCGTGCGCGTCGGCCACGGCGTCGACGACGAGCCGGGCGAGGTCGACCTCGCCGCGTTCGAGGGGGCGGCCGGCGTCGAGGCGGGCGAGCAGCAGGAGATCCTCGACGAGCGCGGTCATCCGTTCGGTCTGCGAGGCGATGCGGGTGAGCGAGTACTCGACGTCGGCGGAGAGCTCCTCGCGGCGGGTGAGTTCGGTGTACCCGCTGATCGCGGCGAGCGGGGTGCGCAGCTCGTGGCTCGCGTCGGCGATGAACTGGCGCAGCTGCATCTCGCTCTCGTGCCGCACCTCGAGGGCCGACCCGACGTTGTCCAGCATCCGGTTGAGGGCGCTGCCGACCTGCCCCACCTCGGTGCGCGGGTCGACGTCCGGCACGCGCTCGACCAGCGACACCTCGCCGCGGTCCAGCGGCAGCGTGCTCACCCGTGCGGCCGTCGCCGCCACCCGTTCCAGGGGGCGCAGCTCCCGCCGGACGACCATCGCCGCCGCGGTGCCCGCCCCGGCCAGCGCAATGCCCGTGACGACCAGCTCGATGAGCACGAGCGATGTCACGGTCGCCTGCACGGGAGCCTCCGGCAGCCCGCTGACGATGACGTCGCCCAACGGGGTGCGGGTCGCGAGGAGGCGGAAGTCGCCGAGCTCGCCGAGATCGACGCTCCGCGGTGGTCTCCCGTCCTGGAGGCCCAGGAGGTCGGGGTACTCGGACTCGGGCACCGGCCGCGGGTCCTCGCCGATCGGGAACACCGCCGCGGCGACGACCTCGCCGTCGCGGATGACCGCGGTGAGGGTGTCCGGGGGACGGGGACCGCGGTCGGGCACCACGAGCGCGGGCGGGGAACCCGGCTCGGCGCGGATGAACACCCGGTTGGACGCGCGGACCTGGTCGTCGAGGCGGTGGATCAGGAACTGGCGCAACGAGATCGTCGTGACGACGGCGATGAGCGCCGATGCGATGGCCAGCAGCAGCAGCGTGGTGGCCACCAGCCGGGTGCGCAGCGAGTAGCTGTTGCGGATCACCCGCCTGCCGCCGGCTTGAGCACGTACCCCGCCCCCCGGACGGTGTGGATCATCGGTGCGCGCCCGGCGTCGATCTTCTTGCGCAGGTAGGACACGTAGAGCTCGACGACGTTGGACTGGCCGCCGAAGTCGTAGTTCCAGACTCGGTCGAGGATCTGGGCCTTGGACAGCACGCGCTTCGGGTTGCGCATCAGGTAGCGCAGGAGCTCGAACTCGGTGGCGGTGAGCTCGATCAGGTCGTCACCGCGGCGCACCTCGTGGCTGTCCTCGTCGAGCACGAGGTCGCCGACCACGAGCTCGGAGCCGTGCCGGGCGGCGGTCATCCGGGAGCGGCGCAGCAGCCCCCGCAGCCGCGCCACCAGCTCCTCCAGGCTGAACGGCTTCGTGACGTAGTCGTCGCCGCCCGCGGTGAGCCCGGCGACGCGGTCCTCCACGGCGTCGCGGGCGGTGAGGAACAGCACCGGCACCTCGGGGGCCTCGGCACGCAGCCGGCGCAGGACCTCGAGGCCGTCGAAGTCGGGGAGCATCACGTCGAGCACGACGGCGTCGGGGCGGTGCTCGCGGGCGGTGCGGACGGCGGCGGCGCCGTCGGCGGCCGTCCGCACGTCCCATCCCTCGTAACGCAGCGCCATCGACAGCAGCTCCGACAGCGACGCCTCGTCGTCGACCACCAGAACCCGGATCGGACCACCGTCGGCCCGCCGCAGCTCAGGTCCGGTGTCCCGCATCGTCGCCATGCTAGCCAGGCTCGCGCGCGTGGCTGTGGCCCCGATGGGCGGAACCTGTGCGAAACCTGTGCGCCTTCGAGGGAACCGGAGCGCCCCCGCCGTCGTCCATGCCGGTCACCACCTCGCGTCGACCGACAGGAGCACGACATGTTCACCGGCTGGCCCAGCGGCGCCACGGCGTTCCTCGCCGAGATCGAGGCCGACAACACCCGGGCGTTCTGGGAGGCGAACGGCCACCGCCACGCCACCGCCGTGCAGGGGCCGATGCGCGCGCTCGCCGCGGAGCTGGAGCCCGAGTTCGGGCCGATCCGGGTGCTGCGCGCCCACCGCAACCGGCGTTTTCGGCCCACCGCCCCGCCCTACCGCACCGACACCGGTGGGGTGGGCAGCAGCCCGGGCGGCGCGGCCCTCACCGTCGTGCTGTCGGCCACCGCCCTGACCACGGCGGTGGGGCACTGGATGTTCGACTCCGGTCAGCTGCGCCGCTACCGGGTGGCGGTGCTCGAAGCGGCGGGCGAGCGGTTGCCGGGCCTGCTCGCGGCACACCGGGTGGACCGTCGCCGTTCCCTGCGCGGTGCGCCCCGCGGCTTCAAGGGCGACCACGCGCGGATCGACCTCCTCAAGCTGCTCGGGCTGCAGGTCGTCACCACGAGACCGGCGGGTCCGTGGCTCTCCACCGCCGAGCCGCTGGAGTGGGTCCGTGCGGCCTGGCGGGCGGCGGCGCCGGTGGTGGCCTGGTTGGACACGCACGTGGGCCCGGCCGACCCGGTGCCGCCGCGGCCGCGCCCGGCTCCGACCGGGTGAGCCGTGAGTGGCCGTGCCCCGGAGGGACGGGGCACGGCCACTCGTCAGCCGGTGGGCGGGAGGGGGGATCAGCCCGCCGGCTGGGTCAGGTCGTAGACGGGCCGGCCGCCCACGGTGGTGGAGGTGAAGTTGTCCTGCACCCAGCTGGCGATCTCGGAGTTGCCGACCGGGCCGCCGCCGCCGATGAAGTAGTGCACCTCACCGGCCGCGACGAGCGCCTGGAACCGCTCCAGGGTCGGCGCCGGGTCCCCGCCGTTGAAGCCGCCGATGCCCATCACGTCGACGCCCCCGGCCAGGGCGAGGCCCGCGCTGTTCGACGCGCTCGTGGTGGCCGCCGCCCACTTCGTGCCGGCGTTCTGCAGCAGCGCTACGAGCTCGGGGTCCGACGGGTTGCCCCGGGAGCCGAAGCCGCCGCCCGGGCCGCCCTGGACGATGACGCCTCCCGCGCCTCCGTCGCCGCGCCGCGCGCCGTCCGGGCCGGGACCGAAGCGCACACCGCCGCCCGGGCCGGAGCCTGCCGTGGCAGGGCCCGCCGTCGGGTTCCCGCCGTTGTGCGTGCTCGTGATCGTGTCGGCGGCGTAGGCGACCTGCGCGGCGCCTCCCGTGAGCAGCACGGCCAGCGCCGCGACGGCGGTGAGCCTGCGCCATCGTGCTCCGATCAGCAGCGCGGGCACGGCCACCGCGGCCACGGCGATCACGACCCAGCGCAGCCACGGCACGAAGTCGGGCGTGCGCGCGAGCAGCACCACCGCCCAGGCCGCGGTGCCTGCCGTGATCACGGCGAGCGTGATCCGGGCCGGCCAGGTGGCCCTGCGCCGCCACAGCTGCTCCCCGCCGATCCCGACGAGCGCGGCGATGCCCGGGGCGAGGGCCACGGTGTAGTAGGGGTGGAAGATCCCCTGGGCGAAGCTGAACACCGCCGCGGTC
This window harbors:
- a CDS encoding sensor histidine kinase produces the protein MIRNSYSLRTRLVATTLLLLAIASALIAVVTTISLRQFLIHRLDDQVRASNRVFIRAEPGSPPALVVPDRGPRPPDTLTAVIRDGEVVAAAVFPIGEDPRPVPESEYPDLLGLQDGRPPRSVDLGELGDFRLLATRTPLGDVIVSGLPEAPVQATVTSLVLIELVVTGIALAGAGTAAAMVVRRELRPLERVAATAARVSTLPLDRGEVSLVERVPDVDPRTEVGQVGSALNRMLDNVGSALEVRHESEMQLRQFIADASHELRTPLAAISGYTELTRREELSADVEYSLTRIASQTERMTALVEDLLLLARLDAGRPLERGEVDLARLVVDAVADAHAAGPDHHWQLAVPEEPVVVPGDGSRLAQVLANLLANARTHTPPGTNVTVALAAERSCARLSVTDDGPGIAPDLLPHIFERFARGSTSRSRDNGSTGLGLAIVRAVIAAHAGKVEAESTPGRTVFTVSLPRAA
- a CDS encoding response regulator transcription factor → MATMRDTGPELRRADGGPIRVLVVDDEASLSELLSMALRYEGWDVRTAADGAAAVRTAREHRPDAVVLDVMLPDFDGLEVLRRLRAEAPEVPVLFLTARDAVEDRVAGLTAGGDDYVTKPFSLEELVARLRGLLRRSRMTAARHGSELVVGDLVLDEDSHEVRRGDDLIELTATEFELLRYLMRNPKRVLSKAQILDRVWNYDFGGQSNVVELYVSYLRKKIDAGRAPMIHTVRGAGYVLKPAAGG
- a CDS encoding DUF2461 family protein, which gives rise to MFTGWPSGATAFLAEIEADNTRAFWEANGHRHATAVQGPMRALAAELEPEFGPIRVLRAHRNRRFRPTAPPYRTDTGGVGSSPGGAALTVVLSATALTTAVGHWMFDSGQLRRYRVAVLEAAGERLPGLLAAHRVDRRRSLRGAPRGFKGDHARIDLLKLLGLQVVTTRPAGPWLSTAEPLEWVRAAWRAAAPVVAWLDTHVGPADPVPPRPRPAPTG